In Rhodamnia argentea isolate NSW1041297 chromosome 4, ASM2092103v1, whole genome shotgun sequence, the following proteins share a genomic window:
- the LOC115740692 gene encoding polyol transporter 5-like, with protein sequence MQEPDKRLHDPLIPKSESCWHDRKDEGKQETLLKERPAKVRFQENEPGSDSAAHRSGRFNGYALAGAILASTNSVLLGYDIGVMSGAAMFIKEDLKITSTQVEILVGSLNVVSLFGSLASGRTSDWIGRRWTIVLTASTFFIGALLMGLAPSFSFLMAGRVVAGVGVGFSLMIAPVYVAELSPAMTRGFLSSLPEVFINMGILLGYISNYALSGLPPDVNWRLMLGLAALPAVAIGLGVMAMPESPRWLVLEGRLEEARQVLIRTSETEEEAELRLGEMVNAASLNPGPAHWNGQGVWRELLWRPSRPIRRILVAAIGVNFFMQASGNDAVVYYSPEVFRDAGISNRQQLMGVTVIMGFAKTFFVFVSALFLDRFGRRPLLLLGSAGMAMSLAGLGMGSAFLRSSGSKPPWAIALCVVALCADVSFFSIGLGPITWVYSSEVFPTRLRAQGTSLAIAVNRLVSGAVAMSFLSISREITFGGMFLVLAGVMGFATVFFYFFLPETKGKSLEEIGALFEDRD encoded by the exons ATGCAAGAACCAGACAAGAGACTCCATGACCCTTTGATCCCGAAATCGGAGTCTTGCTGGCATGAccggaaagatgagggaaaacaAGAGACGTTGCTCAAGGAACGACCAGCCAAAGTCAGGTTCCAGGAAAATGAGCCCGGGAGCGATTCTGCCGCTCACAGAAGTGGCCGGTTCAACGGATACGCTCTTGCCGGGGCCATCTTGGCCTCCACCAACTCCGTCCTATTGGGATACG ATATTGGGGTGATGAGTGGCGCAGCGATGTTCATCAAAGAGGACCTCAAGATCACATCAACACAAGTTGAGATCTTGGTTGGCTCCCTCAACGTGGTGTCGCTGTTCGGGTCTCTGGCCTCAGGCCGGACCTCTGATTGGATCGGCCGCCGGTGGACCATTGTCCTCACGGCCAGCACGTTCTTCATCGGCGCGCTTCTGATGGGCCTCGCCCCGTCGTTCTCGTTCCTCATGGCTGGGAGGGTGGTCGCTGGGGTCGGCGTTGGGTTCTCCCTCATGATCGCTCCAGTCTATGTGGCTGAGCTCTCGCCGGCGATGACCCGAGGCTTCCTGTCTTCGCTCCCCGAGGTCTTCATCAACATGGGCATCCTCCTCGGTTACATATCCAACTACGCCTTGTCAGGCCTCCCGCCTGATGTAAATTGGAGGCTCATGCTGGGCCTGGCCGCTCTGCCGGCTGTCGCGATCGGGTTGGGCGTGATGGCGATGCCGGAGTCACCCAGGTGGCTAGTCCTGGAAGGGAGGCTGGAAGAGGCGAGGCAAGTCCTGATCAGGACATCAGAGACTGAGGAAGAGGCAGAATTGAGGCTCGGCGAGATGGTCAATGCCGCTTCCCTCAATCCTGGCCCCGCACATTGGAACGGGCAGGGCGTATGGAGGGAGCTCCTGTGGCGCCCGTCCCGGCCCATCAGGAGAATACTCGTCGCTGCAATCGGGGTCAACTTCTTCATGCAGGCATCCGGGAACGATGCTGTCGTGTATTATAGCCCGGAGGTGTTCCGAGACGCTGGAATCAGCAACCGGCAGCAGCTCATGGGGGTCACGGTGATCATGGGATTTGCGAAGACGTTCTTCGTGTTTGTATCAGCCCTTTTCCTGGACCGGTTCGGGCGGAGGCCCCTCCTGCTGCTGGGCTCCGCCGGGATGGCGATGTCCTTGGCCGGGCTGGGCATGGGCTCTGCATTCCTCAGGAGCTCGGGAAGCAAGCCCCCATGGGCCATCGCGCTGTGCGTGGTGGCCCTCTGCGCCGACGTCTCGTTCTTTTCGATCGGGCTTGGGCCCATCACGTGGGTCTACTCGTCCGAGGTGTTCCCGACGAGGTTGCGGGCCCAGGGCACAAGCCTGGCCATCGCGGTGAACCGGCTGGTGAGCGGGGCGGTGGCGATGTCGTTCCTGAGCATCTCCAGAGAGATAACGTTTGGGGGGATGTTTCTTGTGCTCGCCGGGGTAATGGGGTTTGCGACCGTGTTCTTCTATTTCTTCTTGCCCGAGACGAAAGGCAAGAGCTTAGAAGAGATTGGGGCTTTGTTTGAGGATAGAGATTGA